GGAAAAAAGTGCTAAAGTTCTAATCTATCAATGCCAGAGCCAACGATGACAAAAATACAAATTTAGCATGAAGATAATTTAGATTAAAGTAACTTTTGTCTTGGATTTTGAAATATGATATAATGTTACTTTGTTTTCTCAGGATAAATTAAAAATGGGCGAGTACCACAATTTGTTAACTCAGTCCCTTTTAGCAACAACTCATGTTCAGGACTGTGCAATCATAGAACAGAAAAATCTCTCTGTGATGACAGCCTCCATAGGATTCAAAGTAAGCATTTTGAATTCTTTACAATAGTAGATGATGATTTCAACACTGTGGATAATAGATCAGAATGTATGTTATAAggttcaagaaaataaatctctcaATTTTACCAGAGACAGGTGAGAGTGGATTTTTTTTCAATTCCTATGAGAAGAGAAAGTACTGGTATGGAGGCACTTGGAAAAATTCTTTATTTCTCCCAGTGGGAATAGGACACCGAGTTTTACCAATAGGCTACAGTCTATAAATTGAAATGTTAAGGGTTTTTTTCAAAGACACTGTTTGAGTAGTTTTAAGTCAGTAACTGCAGCACCTTTTGTAGATAGTACATACTGTATCCACGTTATTCTGGTGGTGAACAGATCTCATGTTTAAAGTGTTCTATGAGTTACCAACTCATTAGTCTGTCTTGTCCTGAATGGCTTTAAGTTCTGAGCATTGTTAAAAATGCGCTCATCTAGATAATGGGAGGTTATTCTATTACACTCATTAAATTCATGACGTCCCTTGGTGAAAAAGATTTGAGAAATCACTCATTGCAGGATATCCAGCTCATGATGTTATTATAATCGCACTACTTATCTGACCGATCCAAGTGAGTCACTGATCAATTGTAACTCCTAGGATATTGATTATGGGGAAATCTGATGTCCAGTGACTTCAGTTTTATCCTTGATGCCACATTTGGGTAAATGTTGTCTTGATGTTAAGGGCAATCACTCTTACCTCATCTCTGAAATTCAGCGGCTTTGTCCATGTTTCCACTCAGGGTGTAAGGAAGTGTTGAGTTAGTGAAACTCAAACTGAGCACCGGAACAGATGAAAGAAAATTCAAAGCTGCGGTGGATATACTGATTAGTAAAGAGTTTTTGCAATATAAATCTAGAAATATTAATCTAGAGAGAGCATATGTAGAACAAGAAAGAATTATTTTAGACAAGTGTCCTTTCATCAGTCAAATTGTTTCAAGGTCTGACAGAAATATTCAGTTACTTGTTGTGTTATAGTGAAGTTAGCCTTACCTGTAACAAACCATAGAATGTCtgacaaataaaataaagatttccaataACATGAAGgacttttttttttgtcagttgGATACAGAGGAAATTCAAGCCTTCTGGAATGCTTTCAAGCAACCAGACATCATTCGAGAATATGGCCTCTTCTTTAAGAATATAAACTACATATGTGTCAGAGCAGATAAGGATTCAATATACAGCAAATATGTAAGATGAGAATTTTCTCAATCTAAAATTAATCCATTTCTGTTCACTTCATTTATGTGTTTTAAACTATGCACCAAACCCTCTTTGAGGAATATAAATTGTTAGTTCATGAAACTGTTTGAACTGTTAGTATAGATCTGAATAAGAAATATTTCAGGCATAGATAAGTTGCTAAAGTTTTATAAGCTGCTTTATTGGTCTAAAGTatgattttcttttaatttatttttacttgcaTTTTATAAAGGGAGTGTCAAATCTGATTTTCATACATTTTGAGTCTTTTATTCAAACCATGtatcagcagtttttttttgttaattgaaAAGTAATGCATTGCAATGAACCAAACAGTTTAATAAGTTTTACTGTTTGTTTTGAACAGAATGAAAGGGGTCTTATATTGGTAAAGACTGGAATGTATATAATCTGTGCCACCTACACAAAGGGGATGTATCCAAGTGTATGTGTTGAAGCTGTGGAAAAATTGGGTGAGTATTGGGCAAATTTTATTCTTATATTTGTAAAAGGCATGCAGTATGTTTACAGTACGTACATTTTTAGAAGCTATTTTTAATATCCTGGCAAGAAACTTACTAGGCAAGATCAGTGATGTGGAGTGAGAAGAAATGTAACAACTCGTATGTAAAGAGGATTAAGTAACAAAGAGCCAAGAGTTAGGGTTAATATCAGTCATGCTCATAATGGTGAAGGACTGGAAGTCTGGCAGTTTTTACAAATCAGTTATTGCTATTTCAGTAAAGACAGAATAAAGcatatttttcttttaatttattttactaTTACAAAAAGGAATATCAAATTTAAGTGTTGTGCAATTTTTGAAGATTTCATCTTTCTCTAGTCTGATGGATGGACAAAATTTTTTTGTGATTCATACAAAAAATATGCTTCTCAAGCTCAAGTAATGTCTGCCTCTTGTGAAAACATCTAATAgaaatttgtttctttatttaagGTGACTACTTCAAAACAAAGGGCAAATAATTGGATCAAAGACTGGATGTATGGTGATTCACGTGTATCCAAAAACACACTGAATAAGGGAAAGCAACTTGGTAAATTATGCTTGATTTTCTAAGGCTCAGGCACATCACAGGCTTTCTTCTATCTATCATTCTATTAGAAACGAAGTCAATATTCCATCTAAGATATGAAGATATTGCTAAAATCTATAACGCTTTACATAGTATTTTAGGAAACCTTTTACTTCTAGAAATAAATTCAAAATCTTACTTATAGTTTACAAGTCCTATTCCTTCACACCACTGTAACCTTCCAGAATCAGACTGGTACTCCTTTTTGTATCCGTGTTCCTATATAAATTATGACTTGCAGTGTTTGTCATTGCTCAGAATAACATAGAATATATAACTCTAAAAGCAAATCTGTGCTGGATCCTTTACTTCCTGACCAACAGTCTGCAATCAGTAAGGAtgggcagcaacacctccaccatgattattctcaacacAGGTGTCCTACAAGGCTGTATTCTCAGTCCCTTACTCTCCTCACTATAGTCTTAAAACTGTGTGGCCAGGTTCTGCTCtaattccatctacaagtttgcagatgttaccaTTGTAGTGGACTCTTAACTCAAACAACAATGAAtaggagtacaggaaggagaaagagagcctagtgacatggtgtcataacCAACAACCTTTCcaccaatgtcagcaaaacaaaagagctgattattgacttcaggaaggaggtcaGTACAGATGTTACTGCTTGTATCAGTGGTGTTAAATTTGAGACAGTTGAAAGCTTCAAGTTTTTAAGTCTGATTATCTCCAGTAGCCTATCCCAGTCTAACCAGGTAGACACCGCAGCCAATAAAGCTCATATGTGCTTCTGCCTCCTTAAGAGGCTAAaggaatttggcatgtcccctttgaccctaaCCAATTTTTATCAAAGTGCCATAGAAATCCTATAtagatgcatcacaacttggtatgacAATTGTAACCACAAGAAACTGTTGAGTTGTGGATATAGCTCGGCACATTACAGATATCAGACCCACACAGATAAAAttaccaacataatcaaagacccctcccatcccGGACATTCTGTCTTCTCTCCCCTCATAtaagcagaagatacagaagactgaaagcatgtaccaccagcaGCTTTCATTCTATTCCACTAGGCAGATTCTaattccactgttataagactattgaatgatttcctaatatgataagatggactctttatctcacaatctacctctttatggccttcctttttttctgcctgctctggaacAGAAACACTTTATTCTGTTGTTTTTCCCATGAAATACGTAAATGCACTTCTAATGAAATGCACAGACGGTATGTAAGACTAGTTTTTCACCGTCTAGTTGCATGTGACAATAAGCAAATTTACCAATTCCATTTTGTTATTAAAATATTGAACATTGTTCATTAAAAATGTAACGCACAGGGCTATTGGctcgtgtttatctaggggaaaccctgtCCGCCCGCCAAACCGTCTCTGcatagttgctgtgtaatgccacctggtacaaactcacacatcaaatatcagacagcacacaatgtacgatttacagattacactttataaatcttactggaactatgtaattaatagcgatacaatataaaaggaaagtaaaaggtgccaaacctatcagagttcaaccacttcatgcacaactgtTAGAGCTCAATTAACAGGGTCTTCTCTtcgttccaccattcgatctccgccaacctcctcgacccgccacctgggaccaaccatggcgGTCGACCAGAGcacgtccagcacgtccttcctcttcagttCTCCTCCCAAAAAACCCGCGCACTCAcccaggttcccacacatacagatagaataacatagcttccattggttagttcctctgttatctataactataacccaaacatttcagctacagagaacattacctctTAGTTAACAttgcaaagaagccatttcattattacacttcggagaagccattttataattagcagttaacattacagttaattttactgagaaccctacaaaTACAATTTCATTTTTCATAAACTATTAAATATTAGAATATAACACTAAACTCAATTCCTCTTATGCCAACTATTTCATCTCAGTATCTGGATTCTCTCTCAACTCTCCTGTACTTAGTCTACTTTTCTTTTCTAAGCTTTTAGCCTCAACCACTCCATATGGTAGGTAGTTTTCCATTCCAGCTTCTCTCTGAATAAAGACTGAAGAAAGActgaggaaaaaaaagaacaattctCTTCAGTTGTTAGATGTATTTATAAAGGCCTTTATATACATCACATGGTTTAGGATTATTCCATAATGTAAAAGCATTTGGAGTATAAATTTATCTTGGTTGTTTGCATGAAATTGTTACCACGTTACCTCCACAGGCAAAGAATACCCCTTACTTACTGAAGAGGCTGGAGACTATTTTATGTTTCCTTATTGTCTGTTTACTTGGAGTCATTTGATCACATGGTGCCACATTATTTCTGCTCAATGCATTTCAATTGCAATTAAATTTCATGTGACTTGTGCAGAGAATAATTTTTATTCTGGTTTGTCTGCATTTGATGCACAAACCCACAAATGTTCCCAGAAATGTGCAATAATGTACAAGACCATaaattataggagcagaattatgccatttggcccatcaagtttgctccaccattttatcatgactgatccattccaatctcctgccttctccccgtgtcccttcatgccctgactaaccaagaagctatcgacctctgccttaaatatacataaagacttggccttcacagcagcctgtgacaaagaattccacagattcaccactctctggctaataaaAATTGATCatccatttccattctaaaaggatgcccctcttttctgaggc
The sequence above is drawn from the Mobula hypostoma chromosome 2, sMobHyp1.1, whole genome shotgun sequence genome and encodes:
- the pfn4 gene encoding profilin-4 isoform X1; translated protein: MTTMPQPGSSSLSPLSRLLESSLPDKLKMGEYHNLLTQSLLATTHVQDCAIIEQKNLSVMTASIGFKLDTEEIQAFWNAFKQPDIIREYGLFFKNINYICVRADKDSIYSKYNERGLILVKTGMYIICATYTKGMYPSVCVEAVEKLGDYFKTKGK
- the pfn4 gene encoding profilin-4 isoform X2, which produces MPASQPLRCGVPRHRTAVYFRLKDKLKMGEYHNLLTQSLLATTHVQDCAIIEQKNLSVMTASIGFKLDTEEIQAFWNAFKQPDIIREYGLFFKNINYICVRADKDSIYSKYNERGLILVKTGMYIICATYTKGMYPSVCVEAVEKLGDYFKTKGK